In Kiritimatiellia bacterium, a single genomic region encodes these proteins:
- a CDS encoding type II secretion system GspH family protein, producing MKNRSISDGPLSAAPSFPSAACESGGRNAARTAGRRGQEWPSARRTDAFTLVEMLVVAAIIAVLIGIVIGVSNFSNRKAALSRAIADMEMIKAALEEYRIQHGRYFGPASGSLVGPVTNISVSGVTFASAMSNYVKDLRLVDPWGQGYYYSNSAAMPFAYRIWSSGPNLTNAADDIESGVGYF from the coding sequence ATGAAAAATCGAAGTATATCCGACGGACCGCTATCCGCCGCGCCGTCGTTCCCGTCCGCTGCGTGCGAATCGGGTGGGCGCAACGCGGCCAGGACCGCGGGCCGACGGGGCCAAGAGTGGCCGTCTGCTCGGCGAACCGACGCCTTCACGCTGGTGGAGATGCTCGTCGTCGCGGCGATCATTGCGGTCCTTATCGGTATTGTTATCGGCGTCTCCAATTTTTCTAACCGGAAGGCTGCGTTAAGCCGGGCCATCGCCGATATGGAGATGATCAAGGCGGCGTTGGAGGAGTATCGGATACAACATGGCCGATATTTTGGGCCGGCTAGCGGCTCACTTGTGGGGCCGGTGACCAACATCTCGGTATCCGGCGTGACGTTTGCGAGCGCAATGTCGAATTACGTCAAAGACCTCCGACTCGTCGACCCTTGGGGCCAGGGCTACTACTATTCGAATTCGGCGGCGATGCCGTTTGCGTATCGGATTTGGTCGTCCGGCCCGAATCTTACCAACGCCGCGGACGATATCGAGTCGGGGGTGGGCTACTTTTAG
- a CDS encoding divergent PAP2 family protein gives MDTWWAQLGRNLPLWSGVAAWAIAQAIKMALAWRKTREFDFRYFVSTGGMPSAHSAFACALATSAGLHSGFDSPVFAIAAGFAIIVMFDAQSVRRAAGLQARLLNQIVEELFKEHHLSGQKLAELLGHTRLEVFFGMLLGIAVAVALYHARGG, from the coding sequence ATGGATACGTGGTGGGCACAACTTGGGCGTAATCTGCCACTCTGGTCGGGTGTCGCCGCTTGGGCGATCGCCCAGGCGATCAAAATGGCCCTTGCCTGGCGGAAGACGCGCGAATTCGATTTCCGATATTTTGTAAGCACGGGCGGGATGCCCAGCGCCCACTCCGCGTTTGCCTGCGCGCTGGCCACTTCCGCCGGCCTGCATTCGGGATTCGATTCTCCCGTATTCGCGATCGCGGCTGGTTTTGCGATCATCGTGATGTTTGACGCGCAGAGCGTCCGCCGAGCGGCCGGCCTACAGGCGCGGCTTCTGAACCAGATCGTCGAGGAACTCTTCAAGGAACACCATCTCTCGGGCCAAAAACTCGCGGAACTGCTCGGCCACACGCGGCTCGAGGTCTTTTTCGGCATGCTGCTCGGCATCGCCGTGGCCGTCGCCCTGTACCACGCGCGCGGCGGTTAG
- a CDS encoding metal ABC transporter substrate-binding protein encodes MYQLVIALVAAAVALTPASRADAQSSGLRIVATTPILADVAKVIAGDRANVETLFPADADPHAFEPGPRDAARLARADLVVVNGLGLEIFLEKFLEAGKVDPGRLVVASEGRVPRTASDDPEGHGEACEHDHEHGHEHPHEHGPVDPHVWLDPEWVAHWARRLAESFAARDPAAAAGYTSRCEQFVEALAELDKEIRSLFEPIPAEKRVLVTDHNTFGYFAERYGVRVIGHILPNISTISEISARDLAALQNAMREAGARVIVAEETENPALAQRVAEDVGAHLVLVRTHTLGPPGSGTDSYIGLMRTLAERLAKAWQADRP; translated from the coding sequence ATGTATCAATTAGTAATCGCCCTCGTTGCCGCTGCTGTCGCACTCACGCCCGCTTCGCGCGCTGATGCGCAGTCCTCCGGACTCCGTATTGTCGCGACAACGCCCATCCTCGCTGACGTCGCGAAGGTGATCGCGGGAGATCGGGCCAATGTGGAAACTCTGTTTCCGGCCGACGCCGACCCGCACGCCTTTGAGCCGGGTCCCCGCGATGCTGCGCGCCTCGCACGGGCAGACCTCGTCGTCGTCAACGGACTGGGATTGGAAATCTTCCTCGAAAAATTCCTTGAAGCCGGAAAAGTGGATCCCGGCCGCCTCGTGGTCGCTTCGGAAGGCCGGGTCCCGCGCACGGCCAGCGATGATCCCGAAGGACACGGGGAAGCCTGTGAACATGATCATGAGCACGGGCACGAACATCCTCATGAGCATGGACCTGTTGATCCTCATGTATGGCTGGATCCGGAGTGGGTCGCGCACTGGGCGCGCCGCCTGGCCGAATCGTTCGCCGCGCGCGATCCGGCGGCTGCCGCTGGCTATACGAGCCGATGCGAACAGTTTGTTGAAGCTCTCGCAGAGCTGGACAAGGAGATTCGTTCGCTTTTCGAACCGATTCCTGCCGAGAAGCGCGTCCTGGTGACCGATCATAACACGTTTGGATATTTTGCAGAACGCTACGGCGTGCGCGTCATCGGTCACATATTGCCCAATATCTCCACGATTTCCGAAATCTCCGCGCGGGATCTGGCCGCGCTCCAAAACGCCATGCGCGAGGCCGGCGCGCGGGTGATCGTTGCCGAGGAGACCGAGAATCCGGCCCTCGCCCAGCGCGTCGCGGAGGACGTCGGCGCGCACCTCGTCCTCGTGCGGACGCACACTTTGGGACCACCGGGAAGCGGCACGGATTCGTACATTGGGCTTATGCGCACGCTCGCTGAGCGTCTCGCGAAAGCCTGGCAGGCGGATAGGCCGTGA
- a CDS encoding metal ABC transporter ATP-binding protein, translated as MNTTPVRQPLIFRHAAHNSGAPAVETRDLTVRFGTLTALEKVSFAARPGEQVAIIGPNGAGKTTLFHAIAGLLEPDEGAVSVFGHPPDRHACIAYLTQRSHVDWHFPATVRDVVFMGRLRHIGLFRRAGPADAERVDRCLDLVGLTPLADRRIDELSGGQQQRMFIARALAQEAAVLLLDEPFNGLDAQTARDLLQILQESARQGVCLLVSTHDLDLASDHFERVVLINRRIIADGRPDKVFRAESLAAAFGGAAHLIRAADGTVVVNTLCCGGLSP; from the coding sequence GTGAACACAACACCAGTTCGTCAGCCGTTGATCTTCCGCCATGCCGCGCACAATTCAGGCGCACCAGCGGTCGAAACGCGGGACCTCACGGTTCGATTTGGAACCCTGACGGCGCTTGAAAAGGTCTCATTTGCCGCACGGCCCGGTGAGCAAGTTGCCATCATCGGCCCCAACGGTGCGGGAAAAACGACCTTGTTCCACGCGATTGCCGGCCTGCTGGAGCCCGACGAGGGGGCCGTGTCCGTCTTCGGACACCCGCCCGACCGCCACGCCTGCATCGCATACCTCACGCAGCGGAGCCACGTTGATTGGCACTTCCCGGCCACCGTTCGCGATGTGGTGTTCATGGGCCGCTTGCGGCACATCGGATTGTTTCGTCGGGCCGGACCGGCCGACGCCGAGCGGGTCGACCGCTGCCTCGATCTCGTCGGATTAACCCCTTTGGCCGATCGCCGAATCGACGAGTTGTCTGGCGGCCAGCAGCAGCGCATGTTTATCGCCCGCGCCCTCGCCCAAGAGGCGGCGGTTTTGCTGCTCGACGAACCATTCAATGGACTCGATGCCCAAACGGCCCGCGACCTTCTGCAGATCCTGCAAGAATCGGCACGGCAGGGCGTGTGCCTGTTGGTTTCCACGCACGATCTGGACCTGGCCTCCGACCACTTCGAGCGCGTCGTGCTCATCAACCGTCGGATCATCGCCGACGGCCGGCCCGACAAGGTGTTCCGGGCTGAAAGCCTCGCGGCGGCTTTTGGCGGTGCGGCCCACCTCATACGGGCCGCGGATGGAACGGTGGTCGTCAACACGCTTTGCTGCGGAGGTCTTTCCCCATGA
- a CDS encoding metal ABC transporter permease, with the protein MTDLWSALAEPFQYAFMQRAFAAAALVGVVCAVLGTFVVLRGMAFMGDALSHAILPGVAAGYLLHGGDRGPLFWWALGAALVSAFGIGAISRGARLREDTAIGIIFAGMFALGIAMVSTTRSYATDVTHILFGNILSAGPADLSRMAVFGALALGTVALLYKELVTYTFDPLFAATLRLPVRLLHYLLLALLAIGVVLGLQTVGVALIIALLVTPAAAASLITRRLPALMAVAAAVSVASGVAGLYISYYTGIATGPAIALICTVAFLIAFAFTRSRRSRTTSR; encoded by the coding sequence ATGACCGACCTTTGGTCGGCCCTCGCAGAGCCGTTTCAGTACGCGTTTATGCAGCGCGCTTTCGCTGCCGCCGCGCTGGTGGGTGTGGTCTGCGCGGTTCTGGGCACCTTTGTCGTGCTCCGGGGCATGGCCTTCATGGGCGATGCCCTGTCACATGCGATTCTGCCCGGCGTCGCAGCCGGCTATCTCCTGCATGGCGGCGACCGCGGACCGCTGTTCTGGTGGGCGCTGGGGGCGGCTCTTGTCTCCGCGTTCGGCATCGGCGCCATCTCCCGCGGAGCACGTCTTCGCGAAGATACGGCGATTGGCATCATCTTTGCCGGGATGTTTGCGCTCGGAATCGCAATGGTGTCCACCACGCGCAGCTACGCCACCGATGTCACCCATATCCTGTTCGGAAATATTCTCAGCGCCGGGCCCGCCGACCTTAGTCGGATGGCCGTATTTGGCGCGCTCGCCCTCGGGACGGTCGCACTGCTCTACAAGGAGCTCGTCACGTACACTTTTGATCCCCTCTTTGCAGCAACCCTCCGCCTTCCCGTGCGCCTGCTCCATTATCTCCTGCTTGCGCTCCTGGCCATCGGGGTAGTCCTCGGGCTGCAGACGGTCGGCGTGGCGCTGATCATTGCCCTCCTGGTCACGCCGGCGGCCGCGGCATCGCTAATTACGCGCCGCCTGCCGGCCCTCATGGCGGTGGCAGCGGCCGTCTCGGTCGCATCCGGCGTGGCCGGCTTGTACATCTCCTACTACACGGGAATCGCGACCGGGCCTGCGATCGCGTTGATTTGCACAGTGGCATTTCTGATCGCTTTCGCCTTCACGCGCTCCCGGCGCAGCCGAACCACGTCGCGCTGA
- a CDS encoding class I SAM-dependent rRNA methyltransferase has protein sequence MIEIRLKPDRERPVLHGHPWIFSGAVEAWSGADKGPGPAEVYSHRGDWIARGWAHPRSTLAVRILTRSREEPIGEDLIADRLDRALDLRERLFGPVGLDGDTNAYRLIFSESDGLSGLIIDRYADTLAVQIGAAAWTPWLPFIREHLAARTGIRRFYASADPDAVDREGLDPRAIESAGLHAPAVARIRESGFEYDVDLVSGQKTGFYLDQRESRRRVAPFARDADVLSVYCYTGAFEIHAAAAGARSILGIDASRVAIDRAQAHHALNRLNVPASYREGDAPTLLRRLRDEARSFDLVILDPPRFVASERQIEKGLRAYKDINLLALKLLRPGGILATFSCSGWVKLDNLRLALAWAATDAGREVQILETLAQPPDHPALLSFPESIYLHGLIARAV, from the coding sequence ATGATCGAAATCCGGCTGAAACCCGATCGCGAGCGCCCCGTCCTTCACGGCCATCCCTGGATCTTCTCCGGCGCGGTTGAGGCATGGTCCGGCGCGGACAAAGGCCCCGGTCCGGCGGAGGTCTATTCGCATCGGGGCGATTGGATCGCTCGGGGCTGGGCGCATCCGCGTTCCACCCTCGCCGTACGGATCCTCACCCGCTCGCGCGAGGAACCCATCGGCGAGGACCTCATTGCGGACCGGCTCGATCGCGCGCTCGACCTGCGCGAACGACTGTTTGGGCCCGTCGGCCTCGACGGCGATACCAACGCCTACCGACTCATATTTTCGGAATCGGACGGCCTTTCCGGACTCATCATTGACCGCTACGCGGACACACTGGCCGTTCAGATCGGAGCGGCCGCATGGACGCCTTGGCTGCCCTTCATTCGCGAACATCTCGCCGCGCGCACGGGAATTCGCCGTTTTTACGCCTCTGCTGATCCCGATGCGGTCGATCGGGAGGGGCTCGATCCGCGCGCCATCGAGTCGGCCGGTCTTCATGCGCCAGCCGTCGCGCGGATCCGCGAGTCCGGATTTGAATACGACGTCGACCTCGTCAGCGGCCAGAAAACGGGGTTTTACCTCGACCAGCGCGAATCACGACGCCGCGTCGCCCCTTTCGCTCGGGACGCGGATGTGCTGAGCGTCTACTGCTACACCGGCGCCTTCGAGATCCACGCTGCCGCCGCCGGAGCGCGCTCAATCCTTGGCATCGACGCCTCCAGGGTTGCCATCGATCGCGCGCAGGCTCATCATGCACTAAATCGCCTCAACGTGCCCGCCTCGTACCGCGAGGGCGATGCGCCCACCCTTTTACGCCGCCTGCGCGACGAGGCGCGCTCGTTCGACCTTGTAATTCTGGATCCACCCCGCTTTGTGGCCAGTGAACGCCAGATCGAAAAGGGTCTTCGCGCCTACAAAGACATCAACCTGCTGGCCTTGAAGCTGCTGCGCCCCGGCGGCATCCTTGCGACCTTTTCCTGCTCGGGCTGGGTCAAACTCGACAACCTCCGACTTGCGCTCGCCTGGGCCGCCACCGACGCCGGCCGGGAGGTGCAAATTTTGGAAACGCTCGCCCAGCCGCCGGACCACCCCGCCCTGCTCTCCTTTCCGGAAAGCATCTACCTGCACGGCCTGATCGCCCGCGCCGTTTGA
- a CDS encoding DUF4032 domain-containing protein has translation MGNHRPTHDEDEARRFEEWAKNTALFRHWRDLKEDILRHKWFESERAGRDVGWDRAFVDYNLKIRRKKKP, from the coding sequence ATGGGCAATCACCGGCCTACCCATGATGAGGACGAGGCCCGCAGATTTGAGGAGTGGGCCAAGAACACGGCCCTGTTCCGCCACTGGCGAGACCTCAAGGAGGACATTCTACGCCACAAGTGGTTTGAAAGTGAACGGGCCGGTCGGGACGTCGGCTGGGATCGAGCATTCGTCGACTACAATCTGAAAATCCGCCGCAAGAAAAAGCCCTAA